A single genomic interval of Oryctolagus cuniculus chromosome 19, mOryCun1.1, whole genome shotgun sequence harbors:
- the SBK1 gene encoding serine/threonine-protein kinase SBK1 has product MSVGCPEPEPPRSMPCCGPGAAPGPGAGVPLLTEDMQALTLRTLAASDVTKHYELVRELGKGTYGKVDLVAYKGTGTKMALKFVNKSKTKLKNFLREVSVTNSLSASPFIIKVFDVVFETEDCYVFAQEYAPAGDLFDIIPPQVGLPEDTVKRCVQQLGLALDFMHGRQLVHRDIKPENVLLFDRECRRVKLADFGMTRRVGCRVKRVSGTIPYTAPEVCQAGRADGFAVDTGVDVWAFGVLIFCVLTGNFPWEAASGADAFFEEFVRWQRGRLPGLPSQWRRFTEPALRMFQRLLALEPERRGPAKEVFRFLKHELTSELRRRPSHRARKPPGDRLPAGPLRLEAPGPLKRTVLTESGSGSRSAPPAAAPAAAAAAAGPAPVPVPEAGLAPPGPPGRTDGRPDKSRGQVVLATAIEICV; this is encoded by the exons ATGAGCGTGGGCTGCCCAGAGCCCGAGCCACCCCGCTCCATGCCCTGCTGTGGGCCGGGGGCCGCcccggggcccggggctggggtgcCCCTCCTCACGGAAGACATGCAGGCGCTGACGCTCCGCACGCTGGCCGCCAGCGACGTCACCAAGCACTACGAACTCGTGCGGGAGCTGGGCAAAGGCACCTACGGCAAGGTTGACCTGGTGGCCTACAAGGGCACAG gcacgaAAATGGCCCTGAAGTTTGTGAACAAGAGCAAGACGAAGCTGAAGAACTTCCTGCGGGAGGTGAGCGTCACCAACAGCCTGTCGGCCAGCCCTTTTATCATCAAGGTCTTCGACGTGGTCTTTGAGACGGAGGACTGCTACGTGTTCGCTCAGGAGTACGCGCCCGCTGGGGACCTGTTTGACATCATCCCTCCCCAG GTGGGGCTGCCCGAGGACACAGTGAAACGCTGCGTGCAGCAGCTCGGTCTGGCGCTGGACTTCATGCACGGGcggcagctggtgcaccgcgacATCAAGCCCGAGAACGTGCTGCTGTTCGACCGCGAGTGTCGCCGCGTGAAGCTGGCCGACTTCGGCATGACGCGCCGCGTGGGCTGCCGCGTGAAACGCGTGAGCGGCACCATCCCCTACACGGCGCCCGAGGTGTGCCAGGCCGGCCGCGCCGACGGCTTCGCCGTGGACACGGGTGTGGACGTGTGGGCCTTCGGCGTGCTCATCTTCTGTGTGCTCACAGGCAACTTCCCGTGGGAGGCGGCGTCGGGCGCCGATGCCTTCTTCGAGGAGTTCGTGCGCTGGCAGCGCGGCCGCCTGCCCGGGCTCCCGTCGCAGTGGCGCCGGTTCACCGAGCCCGCGCTGCGCATGTTCCAGCGCCTGCTGGCCCTGGAGCCGGAGCGCCGCGGCCCGGCCAAGGAGGTCTTCCGCTTCCTCAAGCACGAGCTCACGTcggagctgcggcgccggccctcgcACCGCGCGCGCAAGCCGCCCGGGGACCGCCTGCCGGCCGGGCCGCTGCGCCTCGAAGCGCCCGGGCCGCTCAAGCGGACGGTGCTGACCGAGAGCGGCAGCGGCTCGCGGTCCGCACCCCCCGCCGCTGCccctgccgctgccgccgccgccgccgggccggCGCCCGTGCCCGTGCCTGAGGCCGGCCTGGCGCCCCCCGGGCCCCCCGGCAGGACCGACGGCCGCCCGGACAAGAGCAGAGGGCAGGTGGTGCTGGCCACGGCCATCGAGATCTGCGTCTga